One segment of Desulfovibrio sp. JC010 DNA contains the following:
- the atpD gene encoding F0F1 ATP synthase subunit beta: protein MSKVTGKIVQVIGAVVDVEFPEGQLPNILTAVEIDNPNNTDAPDLVCEVAQHLGDNVVRTIAMDATEGLVRGMEVVAIGESISVPVGNGVLGRILNVVGRPVDEMGPIDAKDSLPIHRAAPEFTEQSTKVELLETGIKVVDLLVPFPKGGKMGLFGGAGVGKTVILMEMINNIAKQHGGKSCFAGVGERTREGNDLYHEMKDAGVLEKSALVYGQMNEPPGARARVALTALTIAEYFRDVEGEDVLLFIDNIFRFTQAGSEVSALLGRMPSAVGYQPTLGTDLGGLQERITSTNKGSITSVQAVYVPADDLTDPAPATTFSHLDGTLVLSRQIAELGIYPAVDPLDSTSRILAPDVLGAEHYATAREVQMVLQKYKDLQDIIAILGMDELSDEDKQTVARARRIQRFLSQPFHVAEVFTGTPGVYVKLEDTVKAFRGILDGEYDDMAENSFYMVGAIEEAIEKEKNK from the coding sequence ATGAGTAAAGTTACAGGTAAAATTGTTCAGGTTATCGGCGCGGTTGTTGACGTCGAATTTCCTGAAGGGCAATTGCCCAACATTCTGACTGCGGTCGAGATTGACAACCCGAACAACACCGACGCACCTGACCTGGTGTGTGAGGTTGCACAGCACCTCGGTGATAACGTTGTTCGTACCATTGCTATGGACGCTACCGAAGGTCTTGTCCGCGGCATGGAAGTTGTAGCAATCGGCGAATCCATTTCCGTACCCGTCGGTAATGGCGTACTGGGTCGTATCCTTAACGTTGTTGGCCGTCCTGTTGACGAAATGGGTCCCATCGACGCTAAAGATTCTCTGCCCATTCACCGCGCAGCACCGGAATTCACCGAGCAGTCCACCAAAGTTGAACTGCTGGAAACCGGCATCAAGGTCGTTGACCTTCTCGTACCCTTCCCCAAGGGTGGTAAGATGGGCCTCTTCGGCGGCGCAGGTGTTGGTAAAACCGTTATTCTGATGGAAATGATCAACAACATTGCGAAACAGCACGGTGGTAAATCTTGCTTCGCAGGTGTTGGTGAGCGTACCCGTGAAGGTAACGACCTCTACCACGAAATGAAAGACGCAGGCGTTCTTGAGAAGTCTGCTCTCGTATACGGCCAGATGAACGAACCTCCGGGAGCACGTGCTCGTGTTGCACTGACCGCTCTGACCATCGCTGAGTACTTCCGTGATGTAGAAGGTGAAGACGTTCTTCTCTTTATTGATAACATCTTCCGTTTCACCCAGGCAGGTTCCGAGGTATCCGCACTTCTCGGTCGTATGCCTTCCGCAGTTGGTTACCAGCCGACTCTCGGTACTGACCTTGGTGGACTCCAGGAACGTATTACCTCCACCAACAAAGGTTCCATTACCTCTGTTCAGGCTGTTTACGTCCCTGCGGATGACTTGACTGACCCCGCACCGGCAACCACCTTCTCTCACCTTGACGGTACTCTCGTTCTTTCCCGTCAGATTGCAGAGCTTGGTATCTACCCTGCGGTTGACCCTCTTGACTCCACTTCCCGTATTCTCGCTCCGGATGTTCTGGGTGCCGAGCACTACGCAACTGCACGTGAAGTTCAGATGGTTCTGCAGAAATACAAAGACCTTCAGGACATCATCGCCATTCTCGGTATGGACGAACTGTCCGACGAAGATAAGCAGACTGTTGCACGTGCACGCCGCATCCAGCGTTTCCTCTCCCAGCCCTTCCACGTTGCTGAAGTATTCACCGGTACCCCCGGCGTATACGTAAAGCTGGAAGACACTGTTAAGGCTTTCAGAGGAATCCTCGACGGCGAATACGATGACATGGCTGAAAACTCCTTCTACATGGTTGGCGCAATCGAAGAAGCCATTGAGAAAGAGAAAAACAAATAG
- a CDS encoding F0F1 ATP synthase subunit gamma, giving the protein MASLKDVQNQIVSIKKTKQITKAMNMVASAKLRGAQDRIERFRPYADKFYEMLGDLAAGADSSVHPLLEVHEEIKSVGIVLATSDRGLCGSFNANMINAALKLAAEKKAEGKAVKFYCVGKKGAAAVKKTEYEIIEAYNDDMSSFDFNLAASIGNKVIDAYLAEELDEVFLVFGKFVNVASQPPTTLQILPMSSDAAGEEAESGASSEYIYEPSVEGLLAELLPRFVKVQVYRGLLDTSCSEHAARMAAMDNASRACDDMTETLTLLYNKTRQAAITADLMDIVGGAEALKG; this is encoded by the coding sequence ATGGCTTCTCTTAAGGATGTCCAAAACCAAATCGTCAGTATTAAAAAGACTAAGCAGATCACCAAGGCCATGAACATGGTTGCGTCGGCGAAACTGCGTGGTGCTCAGGACAGAATTGAGCGCTTTCGCCCCTATGCTGACAAATTCTATGAAATGCTTGGCGATCTGGCAGCTGGTGCGGACTCTTCAGTCCATCCGCTGCTTGAAGTCCACGAAGAGATCAAGAGTGTAGGTATTGTCCTCGCTACTTCCGATCGCGGACTTTGCGGTAGTTTTAATGCGAATATGATAAACGCAGCCCTGAAACTGGCTGCGGAAAAGAAGGCTGAAGGTAAAGCTGTAAAGTTCTACTGCGTAGGTAAAAAAGGCGCAGCCGCCGTTAAGAAGACTGAGTACGAAATCATCGAAGCATATAACGATGACATGAGCTCTTTCGACTTTAATCTGGCCGCTTCCATCGGTAACAAAGTTATCGACGCCTACCTTGCCGAAGAACTTGATGAGGTTTTCCTTGTATTCGGTAAGTTCGTAAACGTTGCCAGCCAGCCCCCGACCACCCTTCAGATCCTGCCCATGTCTTCTGACGCAGCAGGTGAAGAAGCTGAGTCCGGTGCTTCCAGCGAATACATTTACGAGCCTTCTGTTGAAGGTCTTCTCGCAGAGCTTCTGCCCCGTTTTGTTAAGGTTCAGGTTTACCGCGGTCTTCTCGACACATCCTGCAGTGAACACGCTGCACGTATGGCTGCCATGGATAACGCTTCCAGAGCATGCGACGATATGACCGAAACTCTGACACTGCTTTACAACAAGACCAGGCAGGCCGCTATTACTGCGGATCTTATGGACATTGTCGGCGGCGCAGAAGCGCTGAAAGGATAA
- the atpA gene encoding F0F1 ATP synthase subunit alpha, whose protein sequence is MQIKAEEISKIIEDQIQNYESKVEMSETGTVLYVGDGIARVHGVENAMAMELLEFPGGLMGMVLNLEEDNVGVALLGDDTGIKEGDPVKRTGKLFSVPVGDAVMGRVVNPLGQPIDGLGPIEAAEERPVELKAPGIIARKSVHEPMYTGLKSIDAMTPIGRGQRELVIGDRQVGKTAICVDAILAQKDSGIHCFYVAIGQKKAAVALVADILRKHGAMEYTTIISATASEPAPLQFISAYTGATMAEYYRDGGKHALIAYDDLSKQAVAYRQMSLLLRRPPGREAYPGDVFYLHSRLLERSCKVNDDLGAGSLTALPIIETQAGDVSAYIPTNVISITDGQVYLEPNLFNSGIRPAVNVGLSVSRVGGAAQIKAMKQVAGTLRLDLAQYRELAAFAAFGSDLDKATQQKLNRGARMVELLKQPQYKPMNVMEQVVSLYAGTRGYMDEFPVTAVRKYEDELQEFIANAKPEILEGIKTKGALDDEIEGKLKAALEEFNKGFTA, encoded by the coding sequence ATGCAGATTAAAGCGGAAGAAATCAGCAAGATCATTGAAGATCAGATTCAGAATTATGAGTCTAAGGTCGAAATGAGCGAAACCGGTACCGTACTGTACGTTGGTGACGGTATTGCTCGTGTTCATGGTGTTGAGAACGCAATGGCTATGGAACTCCTCGAGTTTCCCGGCGGCCTGATGGGCATGGTTCTCAACCTCGAAGAAGATAACGTCGGTGTTGCTCTCCTCGGTGACGACACCGGTATTAAAGAAGGTGACCCGGTAAAACGTACCGGCAAACTCTTCTCCGTACCTGTTGGTGACGCAGTCATGGGCCGCGTTGTTAACCCTCTGGGTCAGCCTATTGACGGTCTCGGACCCATTGAAGCGGCAGAAGAACGCCCCGTTGAGCTTAAAGCTCCCGGTATCATCGCACGTAAATCCGTACATGAACCCATGTACACCGGTCTCAAGTCTATTGACGCAATGACTCCGATCGGACGTGGACAGCGCGAACTCGTAATTGGTGACCGTCAGGTCGGTAAAACTGCGATTTGTGTTGACGCTATCCTCGCTCAGAAAGATTCCGGTATCCACTGCTTCTACGTAGCTATCGGTCAGAAGAAAGCAGCAGTTGCTCTTGTTGCTGACATTCTGCGTAAGCACGGTGCAATGGAATACACCACAATCATTTCTGCAACAGCATCTGAGCCTGCTCCTCTGCAGTTTATTTCTGCATACACCGGTGCAACCATGGCTGAGTACTACCGTGACGGTGGTAAGCACGCCCTGATCGCATACGATGACCTTTCCAAGCAGGCTGTTGCTTACAGACAGATGTCTCTCCTGCTTCGTCGCCCTCCGGGACGTGAAGCATACCCCGGTGACGTTTTCTACCTGCACTCAAGGCTCCTCGAGCGTTCTTGTAAGGTAAATGATGACCTCGGTGCCGGTTCTCTGACCGCACTGCCCATCATTGAAACCCAGGCAGGTGACGTATCCGCATATATCCCGACCAACGTTATCTCCATTACCGACGGTCAGGTTTACCTCGAGCCCAACCTCTTCAACTCCGGTATCCGTCCTGCTGTTAACGTAGGTCTGTCCGTATCCCGAGTTGGTGGTGCTGCTCAGATTAAAGCTATGAAGCAGGTTGCAGGTACTCTGCGTCTTGACCTCGCACAGTATCGTGAACTGGCAGCTTTCGCAGCTTTCGGTTCCGACCTTGATAAGGCCACCCAGCAGAAGCTGAACCGCGGTGCCCGCATGGTTGAGCTTCTCAAGCAGCCTCAGTACAAGCCCATGAACGTTATGGAACAGGTAGTCTCCCTGTACGCCGGTACTCGCGGCTACATGGATGAATTCCCCGTTACCGCAGTACGTAAATACGAAGACGAACTCCAGGAATTCATCGCTAACGCGAAGCCCGAAATTCTGGAAGGTATCAAGACCAAAGGTGCTCTTGATGACGAAATCGAAGGCAAGCTGAAGGCCGCTCTGGAAGAGTTCAATAAAGGTTTCACAGCTTAA
- a CDS encoding F0F1 ATP synthase subunit delta: MTGNIVSRRYAKALFSVGQKQGETDLAAYGKALSELSQMLEDSPEALRLFQNPVFSAEEKKAVLEKLLEKTSAGPVVKNFCSLLADKGRLSVIPEIASDYAGMLDNVQGVVRGKLVTAIKLTVKRQKEIKARLEEQLKSKLELDFAMDKDILGGVVLQVGDKVLDASIRAQLQMMKEQIKRGV, encoded by the coding sequence ATGACCGGGAACATAGTCTCACGCAGATACGCCAAGGCGCTGTTCTCCGTTGGCCAGAAGCAGGGAGAAACAGACCTTGCGGCGTATGGTAAGGCACTGTCCGAGTTGTCCCAGATGCTGGAAGATTCCCCGGAGGCCCTGAGGCTCTTCCAGAATCCGGTTTTCAGTGCGGAAGAAAAGAAAGCCGTGCTTGAAAAACTGCTTGAGAAGACCTCGGCAGGACCTGTGGTTAAAAACTTTTGCAGCCTTCTGGCCGACAAAGGACGTCTGTCCGTAATTCCTGAAATCGCAAGCGACTACGCAGGAATGCTCGACAACGTTCAGGGTGTCGTCCGTGGCAAACTGGTGACTGCAATCAAGCTGACCGTTAAGCGTCAGAAAGAAATTAAAGCACGTCTTGAAGAACAGCTCAAAAGCAAACTCGAACTCGACTTTGCTATGGATAAAGACATCCTCGGAGGTGTTGTTCTTCAGGTTGGCGATAAAGTTCTTGATGCAAGCATTCGCGCACAGCTGCAAATGATGAAAGAACAGATTAAAAGGGGTGTGTAG
- the atpF gene encoding F0F1 ATP synthase subunit B yields the protein MIMATTALSVLLAAGAAYASGGEGAHEIPWANFGWRVLNLILVIGILYKFAGEKIASLFKGRQSGIKQELNDLQSRKEAAEKKLRDVESSIANLEQEKDSILSEARSQGEAMKAAIIQKAEQTAEQIKAQAKVSAEQEVNVALDEMRAEMADQVIEAAEKIVKSKLTKAQHETLVDEYLTKVVL from the coding sequence ATGATCATGGCAACAACCGCTCTTTCCGTACTGCTGGCAGCAGGCGCAGCCTATGCAAGCGGTGGAGAAGGGGCGCACGAGATTCCCTGGGCAAACTTCGGTTGGCGTGTACTTAACTTGATCCTCGTTATTGGGATCCTTTACAAGTTTGCAGGCGAGAAAATCGCTTCTCTCTTTAAAGGACGCCAGTCAGGCATCAAGCAGGAGCTCAACGATCTGCAGTCCCGCAAGGAAGCTGCAGAGAAAAAGCTCCGTGACGTCGAATCAAGTATTGCTAATCTGGAACAGGAAAAGGATTCCATCCTTTCCGAGGCCAGATCTCAGGGCGAGGCCATGAAGGCGGCGATCATCCAGAAAGCCGAGCAGACTGCCGAGCAGATCAAAGCTCAGGCCAAAGTCTCCGCAGAGCAGGAAGTAAACGTTGCGCTTGACGAAATGCGCGCTGAAATGGCCGATCAGGTCATCGAAGCAGCTGAGAAGATCGTTAAGAGCAAGCTTACCAAAGCTCAGCACGAGACTCTGGTGGATGAATACTTAACAAAGGTGGTGCTCTAA
- a CDS encoding ATP synthase F0 subunit B, whose translation MIDLDISFFIQLANFIITLLVLNLLMFRPIREIIRKRAELMSDQLSKVENFNGQAETKVKDYEAALDSARKEGMEIRNDFKDQGAAQEQTLLAEAGKVAAATMKEARAEVAADKGAAMKVLGGEVEAFAQKVTAKVLG comes from the coding sequence ATGATTGATTTAGATATTAGCTTTTTTATCCAGTTAGCGAACTTCATCATCACCCTTCTTGTTCTCAACCTTCTTATGTTTCGTCCTATTCGCGAAATCATCAGGAAACGCGCGGAGCTCATGAGCGACCAGCTTTCCAAGGTGGAAAATTTCAACGGACAGGCTGAAACCAAGGTTAAGGATTACGAAGCTGCTCTGGACTCTGCCCGTAAAGAGGGAATGGAAATCCGGAACGACTTCAAAGATCAGGGAGCTGCTCAGGAACAGACATTGCTTGCCGAGGCCGGAAAAGTTGCAGCCGCAACTATGAAGGAAGCTCGTGCGGAGGTTGCAGCCGATAAGGGTGCAGCAATGAAAGTTCTTGGTGGCGAAGTTGAAGCTTTTGCTCAGAAGGTTACAGCCAAGGTTCTTGGCTAG
- a CDS encoding polymer-forming cytoskeletal protein: MARDEINAFLGSGTDYQGKLNFQGAVRIDGNFNGEVESEGTLVVGREAKVEGVLRVGQLVLSGRVTGEVYANEKAVLHKTANLQGNLVTPTLVVEEGAVLEGRVTMSSSSSPAVETETEEIS; the protein is encoded by the coding sequence ATGGCAAGAGATGAAATAAATGCATTTTTAGGCAGCGGCACTGATTATCAGGGCAAGCTCAACTTTCAGGGTGCTGTGCGTATTGACGGTAATTTCAACGGCGAAGTTGAATCCGAAGGAACTCTGGTTGTGGGCCGTGAAGCAAAGGTTGAGGGTGTTCTGCGCGTAGGCCAGCTGGTTCTCAGCGGCCGGGTGACCGGAGAAGTTTATGCCAATGAAAAAGCGGTCCTGCATAAGACAGCCAACCTGCAGGGTAATCTGGTTACCCCCACTCTGGTAGTGGAAGAAGGAGCTGTTCTGGAAGGGCGTGTGACCATGAGTTCCAGCTCCTCTCCGGCAGTTGAAACAGAAACAGAAGAAATTAGTTAA